In Kitasatospora sp. NBC_00240, the following are encoded in one genomic region:
- a CDS encoding phosphotransferase has protein sequence MTAESGGYVVDVQRTVSPTGRAVRQIHTLHLDDGRIVRHVVHPARPREPADLPAGSVRSLLAGPISEFHHDGLSGASLFRAWLPTGEPVVVKHVRPGQDWMARATHDPGREALLFEDGVLGTLPPPLSSPVIATERVADGWLLVMRDVGEQRNRLRSTAPVPAGEATLAAVHGLHAKFTGIRAGDWLCSTEDRLRLFSPLRPFLELGYSDTLPKTLTRTWETFTELTDPSLSAAVLELVLDPNGLLRALDQAAPGTLLHGDYRPANLGLGENEVFALDWGLACHGPAVLDFVWYLSNAAWGGDDDRNRLGAVWERLTGDSPTGRAMDLAVVFHAVMGEVAFLVAENHHQPPGFPRPSDETAAWWLRRLHDAFERVGDLSRPN, from the coding sequence GTGACCGCGGAATCCGGCGGATACGTCGTTGACGTGCAGCGCACGGTTTCCCCGACGGGCCGGGCGGTACGGCAGATCCACACGCTGCACCTGGACGACGGCCGGATCGTCCGCCATGTCGTCCACCCGGCCCGCCCCAGGGAGCCGGCGGACCTGCCGGCCGGTTCGGTCCGGTCCTTGCTTGCCGGTCCGATCAGCGAGTTCCACCACGACGGACTGTCCGGCGCGTCACTGTTCCGGGCCTGGCTGCCCACCGGGGAACCGGTCGTGGTGAAGCACGTCCGGCCCGGACAGGACTGGATGGCACGGGCGACCCACGACCCCGGCCGCGAGGCACTGCTGTTCGAGGACGGAGTCCTCGGCACCCTTCCGCCACCCCTGTCCAGCCCGGTGATCGCCACCGAACGGGTGGCGGACGGCTGGCTCCTGGTCATGCGGGACGTCGGCGAGCAACGCAACCGGCTCCGGTCCACCGCTCCGGTACCGGCCGGCGAAGCGACACTCGCCGCCGTCCACGGCCTGCACGCGAAGTTCACCGGTATCCGGGCCGGGGACTGGCTGTGTTCCACGGAGGACCGGCTGCGGCTCTTCTCGCCGCTGCGGCCCTTCCTGGAACTCGGGTACTCCGACACCCTCCCGAAGACCCTCACCCGGACGTGGGAGACCTTCACGGAGCTCACCGACCCGTCGTTGTCGGCCGCCGTCCTGGAACTCGTCCTCGACCCGAACGGCCTCCTGCGGGCACTCGACCAGGCGGCGCCGGGCACCCTCCTGCACGGCGACTACCGGCCGGCCAACCTCGGCCTGGGCGAGAACGAGGTGTTCGCGCTCGACTGGGGCCTGGCCTGCCACGGCCCGGCCGTGCTCGATTTCGTCTGGTACCTGTCGAACGCGGCCTGGGGCGGCGACGACGACCGGAACCGACTGGGAGCCGTGTGGGAGCGGCTCACCGGTGACAGTCCCACCGGCCGGGCCATGGACCTCGCGGTCGTCTTCCACGCCGTCATGGGCGAGGTCGCCTTCCTGGTGGCGGAGAACCACCACCAGCCCCCCGGATTCCCCAGGCCGTCGGACGAGACCGCGGCTTGGTGGCTGCGCCGGCTCCACGACGCCTTCGAGCGGGTGGGCGACCTCAGCCGGCCGAACTGA
- a CDS encoding ATP-grasp domain-containing protein, protein MSLVVVGASKNIARVAQSLSSEIVFVQQPGSLRPEVLRDDVDELFSFDYQDEPVARSFAERVLKPRRPAAVVSVTEHGLEPAAVMAEVLGTPAVPLAVVRAMRDKAGMRRLLAQRAPHLNVPFAAPGDGDTLEELFRSPYGVIAKPVSGTASSGILLLRAPAQAQALAAQGHYLFEAFAPGAEFSVESFSADGVHEIVAVAEKGTGAGFVETAHLMPPAALDASARARIEQATRELLDALGLRDGPAHTELKLHEGSIKVIETHNRPGGDGIADLVALTTGVDWRRVSIGWPLGQRPAPGAGAVAAAANVFFTASPGRVAAIADRPAALPGADVVAWEVDVAVGDLVGELRSSGDRVGMATVTGPSPEACQQAAADLRPDSIVTTEDAAS, encoded by the coding sequence GTGAGTCTTGTCGTTGTCGGCGCGTCCAAAAACATCGCGCGCGTCGCGCAGTCACTGAGTTCTGAGATCGTGTTCGTCCAGCAGCCGGGGTCGTTGAGACCGGAGGTTCTCCGGGATGATGTCGACGAACTCTTCAGCTTCGACTACCAGGACGAACCGGTCGCACGTTCGTTCGCCGAACGAGTCCTGAAGCCTCGGCGGCCGGCCGCGGTGGTGTCCGTCACCGAGCACGGCCTGGAACCGGCCGCAGTGATGGCCGAAGTGCTGGGAACCCCCGCGGTTCCGCTCGCCGTGGTGAGGGCGATGCGTGACAAGGCCGGTATGCGGCGTCTTCTCGCGCAACGCGCGCCCCATCTCAACGTGCCGTTCGCCGCTCCCGGGGACGGGGACACTCTGGAGGAGCTCTTCCGGTCGCCGTACGGAGTCATCGCCAAGCCGGTGTCCGGCACCGCGAGCAGCGGAATCCTGCTGCTGCGTGCACCGGCGCAGGCGCAGGCGCTCGCCGCACAGGGCCACTACCTGTTCGAGGCCTTCGCTCCGGGGGCCGAGTTCAGTGTCGAGTCGTTCTCCGCCGACGGCGTGCACGAGATCGTCGCCGTCGCGGAGAAGGGCACCGGCGCAGGCTTCGTCGAGACCGCGCACCTGATGCCTCCGGCGGCGCTGGACGCCTCCGCGCGGGCACGGATCGAACAGGCGACCCGCGAGCTCCTCGACGCACTCGGCCTGCGGGACGGTCCCGCCCACACCGAACTCAAGCTCCACGAGGGCTCGATCAAGGTCATCGAGACCCACAACAGGCCGGGCGGCGACGGGATCGCCGACCTGGTGGCCCTCACCACAGGCGTCGACTGGCGGCGCGTCAGCATCGGGTGGCCGCTGGGGCAGCGCCCGGCACCCGGCGCGGGGGCGGTGGCAGCCGCTGCCAACGTCTTCTTCACCGCGTCCCCCGGCCGTGTCGCCGCGATCGCGGACCGGCCGGCGGCACTCCCCGGTGCGGACGTGGTGGCCTGGGAGGTCGACGTGGCGGTCGGCGACCTGGTGGGAGAACTCCGGAGCTCCGGGGACCGGGTGGGCATGGCCACCGTCACCGGCCCGTCGCCGGAGGCCTGTCAGCAAGCCGCTGCGGACCTTCGGCCCGATTCCATCGTCACGACGGAGGACGCCGCCTCGTGA
- a CDS encoding YqcI/YcgG family protein has protein sequence MLYRIDELHRVVDPGGSQLLKLVGEFSGIVNTHEFPCVFSTLPFNTAELFFGRVPRSDGEAGTATTAALLELTGIIRHTPDAIGVVFVDQPGEPSLDDDLALARSIVRAVMRQNVLDHPDHTFPDPRDHDWELWLDGVGLFLNFSSPRHKARRSRNVGSRFTVVAQARESFDRQARGTPRARDTIRRRLADYDDVEAHPALGSYGDPDSREALQFFLGDGLEAMDVTEGEES, from the coding sequence ATGCTGTACCGAATCGATGAGCTGCATCGCGTCGTCGACCCAGGAGGAAGTCAACTTCTCAAACTGGTGGGCGAGTTCAGCGGAATTGTGAACACCCATGAGTTCCCGTGCGTCTTCTCCACACTGCCGTTCAACACCGCGGAGCTGTTCTTCGGCCGCGTCCCCCGCTCCGACGGCGAGGCCGGGACCGCCACGACAGCGGCCCTGCTCGAACTGACCGGGATCATCCGGCACACGCCGGACGCGATCGGCGTCGTCTTCGTCGACCAGCCCGGCGAACCCTCGCTCGACGACGACCTCGCTCTGGCCCGGAGCATCGTGCGCGCGGTCATGCGGCAGAACGTCCTCGACCACCCGGACCACACGTTCCCCGATCCGCGCGACCACGACTGGGAGCTGTGGCTCGACGGGGTCGGCCTGTTCCTCAACTTCAGCTCCCCCCGCCACAAGGCCCGCCGCAGCCGGAACGTGGGATCCCGCTTCACCGTCGTCGCCCAGGCCCGGGAGTCCTTCGACCGGCAGGCACGGGGCACCCCCCGCGCCCGGGACACCATTCGCAGGCGCCTGGCCGACTACGACGACGTCGAAGCACACCCCGCCCTCGGCAGCTACGGGGATCCCGACAGTCGGGAGGCCCTCCAGTTCTTCCTCGGCGACGGACTTGAGGCCATGGACGTGACCGAAGGAGAAGAATCATGA
- a CDS encoding MFS transporter produces MSPAADQDDRSPGAVAEHGATRSLRIVIAASVLSKIADWQLGVVVPLAVLSETDSPAIALAAFALRALPFIASPLLGSVIDRFDKRTVFAWAQVVQALCMVLVALLLTDRVALGVLLLLSGFGAVAVTITGQFVLIPKLVEADKQAVAVAKLSSAIELSKVVGLLLGGFAITVRGPEFASWIIAGLYAAAGLVALFLPRIPSTGVRTGIRQDLLMGLRWVAKPDILWLVVTLSVSNLAVGELETVLVTVFGERRLDARLISLVLAAGLLLGALGSRLSPYVLPQWPVQRRILLFQGALLVFLGVLALPALAATVVGYAAVALCLGAGNVASITYRQGTIPVDIAGRVNAAIRMFITGAIPLSGLIYAWATRFDGFLFWLPGLLLSALSLAVWAGHTYRTARAQPARIPVERNPS; encoded by the coding sequence ATGAGCCCCGCGGCCGACCAGGACGACCGCTCACCCGGGGCGGTGGCCGAGCACGGAGCCACCCGGTCGCTCCGGATCGTCATCGCCGCGTCGGTCCTGTCCAAGATCGCGGACTGGCAGCTGGGCGTCGTCGTCCCGCTCGCGGTGCTGTCCGAGACCGACTCGCCGGCCATCGCGCTGGCAGCCTTCGCCCTGCGGGCACTGCCGTTCATCGCCTCCCCGCTGCTCGGCTCCGTCATCGACCGCTTCGACAAGAGGACGGTCTTCGCCTGGGCGCAGGTGGTCCAGGCTCTCTGCATGGTCCTGGTGGCACTGCTGCTCACCGACCGGGTGGCGCTGGGAGTGCTGCTCCTCCTCTCCGGTTTCGGAGCGGTGGCGGTCACGATCACCGGCCAGTTCGTGCTGATCCCCAAACTGGTCGAGGCGGACAAGCAGGCCGTCGCCGTGGCGAAGCTGTCCTCGGCCATCGAACTGTCGAAGGTGGTGGGACTTCTCCTCGGCGGCTTCGCGATCACTGTTCGCGGGCCCGAGTTCGCGTCCTGGATCATCGCGGGTCTCTATGCCGCGGCCGGCCTGGTGGCGCTGTTCCTGCCGCGTATCCCGTCGACCGGAGTCCGGACCGGCATCCGCCAGGACCTGCTGATGGGACTGCGCTGGGTGGCGAAGCCCGACATCCTCTGGCTGGTCGTGACGCTCTCGGTGTCCAACCTCGCCGTGGGAGAACTGGAGACCGTGCTGGTCACGGTGTTCGGCGAGAGGCGGCTCGACGCCCGGCTGATCTCACTCGTCCTCGCGGCCGGGCTGCTGCTCGGGGCCTTGGGGAGCCGACTGTCCCCGTACGTCCTGCCGCAGTGGCCGGTGCAACGGCGAATCCTGCTGTTCCAAGGAGCGCTGCTGGTCTTCCTGGGGGTGCTGGCCCTACCGGCCCTGGCGGCCACGGTGGTCGGCTACGCCGCGGTGGCGTTGTGTCTGGGGGCCGGCAATGTCGCGTCCATCACCTACCGTCAGGGCACCATCCCGGTCGACATCGCGGGCCGGGTCAACGCTGCGATCCGCATGTTCATCACCGGGGCGATCCCGCTGTCCGGTCTCATCTACGCCTGGGCGACGCGGTTCGACGGCTTTCTCTTCTGGCTGCCGGGGCTGCTTCTCTCGGCGCTCTCGCTCGCCGTCTGGGCGGGCCACACCTACCGGACGGCCAGGGCACAACCCGCTCGCATTCCTGTGGAGAGGAACCCATCATGA
- a CDS encoding D-hexose-6-phosphate mutarotase — protein sequence MSERLFGLPVVRKISASVGERRLNELPVLVIDHPQVRAAVSLQGAQVLAWQPAGAGPAIWLSEQARFEQGRAIRGGVPICWPWFGPAAEPSHGFARLLPWELTDSGEDGAGVTLTMTLRESAQTRRYWPHAFTARVTVRLGLECAIDLEVDGDHESTAALHSYFQVGDIDTVTVAGLGKTYTDDLLGAEGRQEGSLTFTTPLDRVYTQADDVSLINDPGRGRRIEVRHHGQSDVVLWNPGKAGCSDLADGGHRSFACLETARINRPLVSSPGRPARLGLTVRII from the coding sequence ATGAGTGAACGCCTCTTCGGACTGCCGGTCGTCCGGAAGATCAGCGCGTCGGTCGGTGAGCGCCGGCTGAACGAGCTGCCGGTCCTGGTGATCGACCATCCGCAGGTGCGGGCCGCTGTGAGTCTGCAGGGTGCGCAGGTGCTCGCCTGGCAGCCTGCCGGGGCCGGACCGGCGATCTGGCTGAGCGAACAGGCACGGTTCGAGCAGGGCCGGGCCATCCGCGGTGGTGTGCCGATCTGCTGGCCGTGGTTCGGCCCGGCGGCAGAGCCCTCCCACGGCTTCGCCCGGCTCCTGCCCTGGGAGCTCACCGACTCCGGCGAGGACGGTGCGGGGGTGACGCTGACCATGACCCTGCGGGAGAGCGCGCAAACCAGGCGGTACTGGCCGCACGCGTTCACGGCACGCGTCACCGTCCGGCTCGGCCTGGAGTGCGCGATCGACCTGGAAGTCGACGGCGACCACGAGAGCACCGCGGCTCTGCACAGCTACTTCCAGGTCGGTGACATCGACACCGTCACCGTGGCCGGCCTCGGGAAGACCTACACCGACGACCTGCTCGGGGCGGAGGGCCGGCAGGAGGGGTCCCTGACCTTCACGACTCCCCTGGATCGGGTCTACACGCAGGCCGATGACGTCAGCCTGATCAACGACCCGGGCCGCGGGCGCAGGATCGAGGTCCGCCACCACGGGCAGAGCGACGTGGTGCTGTGGAACCCGGGCAAGGCTGGATGCAGCGACCTGGCCGACGGAGGTCACCGCAGCTTCGCCTGCCTGGAGACCGCCAGGATCAACCGACCGCTGGTCAGCAGCCCGGGCCGGCCGGCTCGACTCGGGCTCACCGTGCGGATCATCTAG
- a CDS encoding phytanoyl-CoA dioxygenase family protein — protein MKPESVHGLHIVTGRTMYGMEDNRSPVLTGVLRSNGYELDRSTRRLGRLLPVPDAERKDLGALRARFDRDGYLFLPGFLDRESVLDFRRHYFATLAPSGLSLPGTDPGEGVAAPREALDPARLRTLLFKELVPGQRYEALCRDPRLVAFYRWFLGTPDLHLHRRKIIRHVGPGESGIGTATQAHYDLVYLREGSSNVVSCWIPLGDVPVDRGPLIYLEGSHRKVLAQEAAGTLKRPAASITADLPALAEEYDSRWLVTDFSAGDLMVHSAHIVHASLDNEDPAGRFRLSTDIRYQAAGEPIDRRWQNHWHDEDGL, from the coding sequence GTGAAGCCGGAATCCGTGCATGGCCTGCACATCGTCACCGGCAGGACCATGTACGGCATGGAAGATAATCGATCGCCCGTCCTGACGGGAGTCCTGAGGTCCAACGGGTACGAGCTCGACCGGAGCACCCGACGCCTCGGCCGCCTGCTGCCCGTCCCGGACGCGGAGCGCAAAGACCTCGGCGCGCTGCGGGCTCGCTTCGACCGGGACGGCTACCTGTTCCTGCCCGGCTTCCTCGACCGGGAGAGCGTCCTCGACTTCCGTCGCCACTACTTCGCCACGCTGGCCCCCAGCGGCCTGTCCCTGCCGGGCACCGACCCCGGCGAGGGCGTCGCGGCCCCCCGAGAGGCCTTGGACCCGGCCCGGTTGCGCACCCTCCTCTTCAAGGAACTGGTGCCGGGGCAGCGCTACGAGGCACTGTGCCGTGACCCGAGGCTGGTGGCGTTCTACCGGTGGTTCCTCGGCACCCCTGACCTGCACCTGCACCGCCGGAAGATCATCCGGCACGTCGGCCCCGGCGAGTCCGGGATCGGCACTGCGACCCAGGCCCACTACGACCTGGTCTACCTGCGGGAGGGCAGCAGCAACGTGGTCTCCTGCTGGATTCCGCTGGGCGACGTCCCGGTCGACCGAGGCCCGCTGATCTACCTGGAGGGAAGCCACCGCAAGGTCCTGGCGCAGGAGGCGGCCGGCACCCTGAAGCGCCCGGCCGCGTCGATCACCGCCGACCTGCCGGCCCTGGCGGAGGAGTACGACTCCCGCTGGCTCGTGACCGACTTCTCGGCCGGGGACCTGATGGTCCACAGCGCCCACATCGTTCACGCGTCCCTGGACAACGAGGATCCCGCAGGGCGATTCCGCCTCTCCACCGACATCCGCTACCAGGCGGCCGGCGAGCCGATCGACCGGCGCTGGCAGAACCACTGGCACGACGAGGACGGACTGTGA